Proteins found in one Amphiura filiformis chromosome 14, Afil_fr2py, whole genome shotgun sequence genomic segment:
- the LOC140170205 gene encoding uncharacterized protein, whose translation MAEASPTRQRDRPSLKSFVNDFLTCKLCEELYNETDRVAKVLTCMHTFCNACLDKLLQDLHVRCPYCKRRWALPEDGFPNHYMVEDLKNYQSLIREPSTEEVFSYDEDTSTSTDEVVKCSCCPVPEEANQAVAYCEECAGHVCQTCIEYHKNFRHMKGHHIQNLSELRGRVLAKSRCSIHADQDVTVYCTTCQRALCNTCCALTTHDGHPKIDLKVAMVDTKRELRVLAERGREKQEPLNELLTSIDATINELNMLFSSREDEIQTLVDELEKMVKVQCEHAKTLLRELCLKKTKRLQKQKHEVESRHTEYESACEFAEQACKVANPIQLLAAKTQISSRLNDLIDKANDLPDLIEPVENSYVPFQESHVTALQEFKHAISQLGIVQSTSTLPSLCRVSSLPSGDLTPGETEFVLLYAGSVDPETNLTGGDPFTAQLTGPDGSRQECKIIDHKDGSYDVAYTPVTFGTHTLDIRLFDRPVRGSPFEVNVESNSLYRVEISDSVTWLPAVAGFPHTVNVTLLPEEEDKHGEDLAKVKTLQAEIQSSSGYAIPTSVRKDENDDYMYAIQYLPQNPEPLSLHIKSNGHSLTDSPYSIDVSDLSKEHTEITLGTPVVNQRWIISVTPKNHLGRPVPISHTVLHLKVTTLRQNKDLRIEAHHVTSDHVHVFHCIPHKVGIHQVDAQICGVSIHGKAVPINVENWMILPIPQDKENSPTSVATSSSGLIFLSDTKVGSIHVHNTDGTYSYISVNMHKNSSIAVDRQGRLLLLVSERKRVHVYEQGQAVLDWKCTKDNARPVSLACSRHEGDDTVVIADASPDFNGLFLYKSDGTPIKCISLSNSFIIEGHDSICTDDRHHIFICHSSKAKVIEFNFDGLFIREFPTEVKGQQLAITSTPDGFLLVSEKGRVVILDLRTGFSKYKGDIIARGDSYSSMAATNDGCVIGLDVSQKRLIKYGYLLESFYVTKL comes from the exons ATGGCTGAAGCTTCACCCACACGACAGCGTGATAGACCAAGTTTAAAATCATTTGTCAATGATTTTCTGACTTGCAAATTGTGCGAAGAACTCTACAATGAAACGGATAGAGTGGCTAAAGTTTTAACATGCATGCACACATTTTGTAATGCGTGTTTGGACAAACTACTTCAAGATTTACACGTACGATGCCCGTACTGTAAGCGACGATGGGCGTTACCCGAAGACGGCTTTCCAAACCATTACATGGTGGAAGACCTGAAGAACTATCAAAGTCTTATACGAGAACCTTCGACGGAAGAGGTGTTCTCATATGATGAGGATACCTCTACAAGTACCGATGAAGTTGTCAAATGTTCTTGCTGCCCTGTACCAGAGGAAGCCAACCAAGCGGTGGCATATTGCGAAGAATGTGCAGGTCACGTTTGTCAGACGTGTATTGAATACCATAAGAATTTCAGACACATGAAAGGACATCACATTCAGAACTTATCAGAGTTACGTGGACGAGTGTTAGCTAAAAGCCGCTGTAGTATTCACGCAGATCAGGATGTGACAGTGTATTGCACGACCTGTCAGAGAGCATTGTGTAATACGTGTTGCGCTTTGACTACTCATGACGGGCATCCGAAGATTGACTTAAAGGTTGCTATGGTTGATACCAAACGCGAGCTTCGTGTATTAGCTGAACGTGGTCGTGAAAAACAAGAACCTTTAAATGAACTCTTGACAAGCATCGATGCTACTATCAATGAATTGAATATGTTGTTTAGCAGTCGGGAAGACGAAATCCAGACTTTGGTTGATGAGTTGGAAAAGATGGTCAAAGTCCAGTGTGAGCATGCTAAGACGCTGTTAAGGGAGTTGTGCCTGAAGAAGACGAAGCGGTTACAGAAGCAGAAGCATGAAGTGGAATCGAGGCATACTGAGTATGAGAGTGCGTGTGAGTTTGCTGAGCAAGCCTGCAAGGTTGCCAATCCGATACAATTATTAGCAGCTAAAACACAG ATTTCGAGTCGACTGAACGACCTCATCGACAAGGCCAACGACCTCCCAGATCTAATAGAACCAGTTGAAAACTCCTACGTCCCATTCCAAGAAAGTCACGTGACAGCTCTTCAGGAATTCAAACACGCCATTTCACAGCTTGGAATCGTCCAATCAACATCCACCTTACCTAGTCTGTGTCGCGTATCTAGTCTTCCTTCTGGAGATCTCACTCCTGGTGAAACGGAGTTCGTATTGTTGTATGCGGGTAGTGTTGACCCCGAGACGAACTTAACAGGTGGGGATCCATTCACAGCACAGTTGACAGGGCCAGATGGGTCTCGTCAAGAATGCAAGATTATTGACCACAAAGATGGCTCATATGACGTTGCCTATACGCCAGTAACCTTTGGTACTCATACCTTAGATATTCGCTTGTTTGACAGACCCGTTCGGGGGAGTCCTTTTGAAGTGAATGTAGAATCTAACAGTCTATACCGAGTGGAAATATCTGACAGCGTCACATGGCTGCCTGCGGTGGCTGGTTTTCCTCACACCGTTAATGTTACGCTTCTTCCTGAAGAGGAAGACAAGCACGGCGAAGATTTAGCAAAGGTAAAAACTCTCCAAGCAGAAATTCAAAGCTCTTCTGGTTATGCAATACCTACCAGCGTAAGAAAAGACGAAAATGATGACTATATGTATGCAATCCAATACTTACCGCAAAATCCGGAACCGTTAAGTCTGCATATCAAGAGCAATGGTCATTCACTTACAGACAGCCCGTATTCCATTGACGTTTCTGACTTATCTAAAGAACACACAGAGATAACACTCGGTACACCTGTTGTGAATCAGAGATGGATCATATCTGTCACACCTAAAAACCACTTGGGTAGACCAGTGCCAATTTCACATACGGTTTTACATCTCAAGGTCACTACGTTAAGGCAGAATAAGGATCTGAGGATCGAAGCTCATCATGTCACTAGCGACCATGTCCACGTATTCCACTGCATTCCACATAAAGTTGGTATACATCAAGTAGATGCTCAAATCTGTGGAGTGTCTATTCATGGGAAAGCAGTACCTATAAATGTAGAGAACTGGATGATCTTACCAATTCCACAAGATAAGGAGAACTCTCCAACTAGCGTAGCTACATCTTCATCTGGGCTGATCTTCCTCAGCGACACGAAAGTTggtagcatacatgtacataacacGGACGGCACTTATAGTTATATATCCGTGAATATGCACAAGAATTCCAGTATTGCTGTAGATCGGCAAGGAAGACTTCTACTGCTGGTATCTGAAAGGAAGCGAGTGCATGTGTACGAACAAGGACAGGCGGTGTTAGATTGGAAGTGCACTAAAGATAACGCAAGGCCGGTTAGTCTAGCGTGCAGTCGTCACGAGGGGGACGATACGGTAGTTATTGCAGACGCTTCGCCCGATTTCAACGGGTTATTCCTGTACAAATCTGATGGCACTCCGATCAAATGCATATCGCTCTCCAATAGCTTCATTATCGAAGGTCACGACAGCATCTGCACCGATGATAGGCATCATATATTCATATGTCATAGTTCAAAAGCAAAGGTCATTGAGTTCAACTTCGATGGGTTGTTCATCCGGGAGTTTCCAACCGAGGTGAAAGGTCAACAGTTAGCCATAACATCGACTCCAGATGGCTTTCTTCTTGTTTCAGAAAAAGGCAGAGTAGTGATTCTTGATCTCCGTACTGGGTTTTCGAAGTATAAAGGAGACATTATTGCGCGTGGGGATTCTTACAGTAGCATGGCGGCCACAAATGATGGGTGCGTTATCGGGCTTGACGTGTCACAAAAACGTCTTATCAAATACGGATATCTACTGGAATCATTTTACGTCACCAAATTGTAA